Proteins encoded together in one Litoribacterium kuwaitense window:
- a CDS encoding transposase, whose translation MELDSNNHSVFLMYYNLVFVVKYRRKVFDDDMSDYAKGMFVKLGKKYN comes from the coding sequence ATGGAATTAGATAGTAATAATCATTCAGTATTTCTGATGTACTACAACCTTGTATTCGTTGTTAAATACCGTAGAAAAGTCTTTGACGACGACATGTCTGACTATGCAAAAGGCATGTTTGTAAAGTTAGGCAAGAAATACAATA